From Qipengyuania soli:
GCACTACATCGAGCGCGCCAAGGACAAGAACGATCCGTTCCGCCTGATGGGCTTTGGCCACCGCGTCTACAAGAACTACGATCCGCGTGCGACTGTCATGCAGCAGACGCTGCGTGAAGTGTTCGAAGCGCTCAACGTCAATGACCCGGTTTTCGAAACCGCGCTGCGGCTCGAGGAGCTCGCGCTAAGCGACGACTACTTCAAGGAAAAGAAGCTTTTCCCGAACGTCGATTTCTACTCGGGCATCATCCTCAACGCGATCGGTTTCCCGACGACGATGTTCACCGTGCTCTTCGCCCTTGCCCGCACCGTGGGCTGGGTCGCGCAGTGGAACGAGATGATTTCCGATCCCGGCCAAGTCATCGGTCGCCCGCGCCAGCTCTACACTGGTCCGACGGAACGCGATTACGTGCCCATCGGCCAGCGCTAATCGCAAGAGCAGGACAACGATCAAGGGGTGCTTCGGCGCCCCTTTTTCGTTTCAGCCACCGTTTTCGTCGTCCGCGCGCGGCACATCCTTGCCGGGGCCGTCGCGCATCTCGCCGCGCATGTCGTCGGCTGCGGGCACCGACAAGGTAAACCGCGCTCCCTGCCCTGGCGCACTTTCGACAGTGAGGTCGCCATCCATCGCCCGTGCGATACGACGCGAGATGTAGAGGCCGAGGCCCGAGCCGCCATCGCCGCTGCGCCCAAGACGCTCGAACTTCTCGAACACCTTGGACTGCTGGTTCTGGTCGAGCCCCATGCCTTGGTCGGCCACGGTAATCAGCGCCCGGTTGCCGACCCGGTCGAGACGTATCCAGACCTGGCTCTGATCAGGTGAATAGCGGATCGCATTGCCGACAAGGTTGAGCAGGATCTGCAGGACACGGCGAAACTCGGCGATGGCCAACTGGCTCTCGCCTTCGACCGGCGGCACCAACGTGATACCCTTCTCCTGCGCACGCACCCCGAGGATGCCACAGGCTCGGCGCGCTACGTCAGCAAGCTCTATGCGGTCGGGCGCAGTTACGAACTCGTCCGATTCCACGACTTCCAGATCCGAAAGATCGTCGATCAGAGCGAGAAGGTGCTGCGCCGCCGTGGCAATGTCCGCGGCATAGGAACTGTATTCATCGGCAATGGGGCCGGCGAGCTTGGTTCGGATCGTCTCGGCATTGGCAATGATGCGATTGATGGGCTGCCGCAGCACCGGCGTCAGGTCGCGACCGAAAGAGGCACCCTCGATGCCGCTGGGCGACGCGCTCTCTCCCGTAACGGGTTCTGGCGAGGAGGCCGTGAGGTAGAGCACGAAGCCGGCGCTGCCCGGCTCCATCTGGCCGAGCGGTTCGAGATGGGCAGTCCATTCGCGCCCGGATCCTTCTATCTGGCAGCGAGCGCCGTCGAGAAGCCGCCAATGGAGCGGTTGTTCGTGGCTGTTTCCCGGCAAGGTGACGAAATCGGTCCACGGGCGGCCTATCGCTTCGCGCGTCGCCTCGACGAATTGCGCGAGGTCCTGAGCTTCCGTCACGACCGACAGAATGCCTTGCTTGGGGTCCAAACGGGCCGTGCAGTCGGCGAGGTGGCGGTTGATTTCGACCCGGCGGCGGGCGGCGTCGAGTTCGTTCTCGGGCGGCAACTCCTCGCTATTCCAGTTGACGACATCGATGGCACAGGCGGCAAAATTGCCTTGCTCATCGAACTCGGGTGCCAATTCGACCCATGCCGTAATCCGGTTATCGCCATCGACAGCCGAGAACTGGCGCGCGAGGCGCAGTCCGTAGTGCCGCGCCTTTTCCACCAGCGAGCGCAATTCGGGGACTGCAATGGTTTCACCAACCCGCCCCCCGCAGGCTTCCTGCAGGCCCGCCAAGGGTTCCTGGGCCTCAACGAGGCGACCTTCGGCATCTGCCCGCCCATGGGCGATATAGCGAGTCCCGACAGTGGTCATCTCAGCTCACCCCCAATGAGCCGGCTTCGGCCAGCAATTGTGCAGCTTCCGAAGCCGTAATCTCGCCAATCGCTCGCTGGGGATCGGCCTGTGGATGCAGTCGCATGACCTCGACTTCAAGCTGTTCGCGCGAAAGCCCTGCGGCCCTCAGACCAAGAGCAAGCCTCAAGACCTGCTTCTCGTTCGTGGACAGGACGGCCATGCCGCGCGACTGGCCGGAACGCGCACCGAGCGCGGTTAGGAAGAGTGCAACGCCTGCGCCCGTTACGTCTAGTGCGGCGGTCGCATCGTCAGCCATCCCGGAGACGAGGCGAGCCAGCAGGGCCAGGCGATTGGTGCTCTCGTCATAGCCATTGCGCAGTTTGGCCTCCGCCCGGATCATCGCATCCGAGCGACGCTGCCCGTTGAAGGTGCGCCAGGCCAGCAGCAAGGCGTGGAACAGGTCGCCGGGCAGTTCCGCGAGCGGCAGCTCCATGCGGCGTTGTGCCTGTGCGAAACGCGCTTGTGTTGCGAGCGCGGCCATGGCGGCGCTCGCCTGACTGCTCTCGGGAGAGGCGATCAGTTCCTGCAGCAATGGCGACAGCACGGGATCGATCCCGTACTGCTGCTCCATGCGCTCGCTCAGCTGCCACTCAAGCGCAAGCGCATGGCAGTGCGAGAGTATCGCGGGGCTGGCAAAGAAATGTTCGGCAAGATCCTCGCCATGGCGGTCGGCAAAGGCGTCCCTTCCCTTCTCTCCAGTCGCTTCGGCCTGCGCACGCAGGATTTGCCATGCCATGTCGTGGCACATGCCCCGAATACGCGCGACCAGCTCGTCACTGAACAACGAATGGTCGGGTGTCGCCAGGAGATGCGAGAGGATAGGTGCAACGCGTGCGAGCATGGCGTTACCCTGCGCCAATTCATCGCGCAGAGCCGCCGTCCGGGTCTTTTCGCCGGACTCAGGCA
This genomic window contains:
- a CDS encoding sensor histidine kinase gives rise to the protein MTTVGTRYIAHGRADAEGRLVEAQEPLAGLQEACGGRVGETIAVPELRSLVEKARHYGLRLARQFSAVDGDNRITAWVELAPEFDEQGNFAACAIDVVNWNSEELPPENELDAARRRVEINRHLADCTARLDPKQGILSVVTEAQDLAQFVEATREAIGRPWTDFVTLPGNSHEQPLHWRLLDGARCQIEGSGREWTAHLEPLGQMEPGSAGFVLYLTASSPEPVTGESASPSGIEGASFGRDLTPVLRQPINRIIANAETIRTKLAGPIADEYSSYAADIATAAQHLLALIDDLSDLEVVESDEFVTAPDRIELADVARRACGILGVRAQEKGITLVPPVEGESQLAIAEFRRVLQILLNLVGNAIRYSPDQSQVWIRLDRVGNRALITVADQGMGLDQNQQSKVFEKFERLGRSGDGGSGLGLYISRRIARAMDGDLTVESAPGQGARFTLSVPAADDMRGEMRDGPGKDVPRADDENGG